The sequence gatttactcctatgttttcttctataacCCTTAATCTTGTAGCTCAGACTCTCTTAATGTCTGCCCTTCTACATCTCTACCCATTAGCCCAATAAACACACAAAGGCTTGGAAGCTCAACAGGGGAGCCTGCCTTCCTCTCAGAAAGTGGGGGAGGAAGCAAGATTGTAAATAATAATTGCTGCTTAAATTTAACACAATTGTATATTAATACCTTGTCCCTCATACATATACTTAGCCATATTTTTTATGCattgtttgttcatgtccttgaGTATATGTGACTTGCCTCAGCCCTTACCACATTCCACATGATGAGCTGGGACCCTATGGTCTAAATGAGTTAAATTTTAAGAGATTGATGGTGTCAAGGATTCAGTTAAATGATGAATAAGAGAAAGGCAATGGGGGATTTAGACTCAGggtgaatgaaaaggaaataataggaataaaaaaagaagggaaatgaatgaatatggAACATTACATGTGAGGAGTCGAAGGGAATGAAGACTGTTGCAACCTGAACGTGGAAACACAGCAGACTAGAACTTGAGCAGGCCACACTGCCATGGTGCAGCCAAGAGACCAGAGAAGCTCAGGATGGGTTCTGTGTCCTTGGCACCAGGAGACCTTGAACAAGAGAGAACTTTGCTTTAGCCTATAAGAGGTAAAACTGGGATGAGAAGACTTTCTAGTGGATCCCATTAGTGAAGGTTCTAAGCTAAAACTGGGCAGCATTTGGGCACTTCAGGATGTCTATCCTGAGCTAGACACATGTTAAGAATGTATTATGCCTTTCACGTTTATCTTATGATGTGTTAGAATGATACAAAAGACATAAAACTaggtccccccacccccattgAGGAGGAAGAGGTTGACATCAGTCATAACTTGCAGTCACCCTAATGCCCAACTCAGTCTCTGCATTCAAGAAGTTCTAGTACAGCAGTGAGGATAGTAAGGATACTTAGCCCACGGTCATCAGAGAGGGACAAATATTCTGGGGCTCATAGGACGAGAAAGGGGATCAGAGATAACAGTCACTTGGTCAGAtcatactgtatattttaaaatatgcttcttGCAAAATTACAGCTTATTGCTATGAATTCATATTATTCATCATTTTCCCTCTTGTCTGTAAACTTGTGTGCTGTAGCTGTGTCTAAGCCTTAGACGTCCtagatgtttttttcttaattgtgtcATTATTCATAGTTTTTTTGTGCTAAGGACTAGTCATTGTTTACTGCCAAGGACATAGTCCttgaaagagaaggggaaagtaCTGCCCAAACCTTCATATGTGGCATTAGAAGGACTTGGCCTTTTGTCATAATTTGATGCATGGTGACCTTAAAGTTAAGGGGGACCTCAGGTGCTGCACCTGTGCAATGCAGAAAGCATGGTTAGGTCCCCACCCACCTATTGGGCTGTGTGGTCAAGCTCCATCTTGACTCAAGCCTTTTCTCTTCCTGGGCTCTTCTCCATCTGAAAATGCTGTAGGGAAGGGCATGCCCCTGACTTCCAGGGAGGTGACATTAggttccctttctttccttctctctccaggTGCCAAGCTCTCCTGATGAAATGTGTTCTGCCCCACTGGGCTCCAGGGACAGTGTCTGGTGCTGTTGAAGCCCTTATTCGAACTTTCCAGAATGGATAGTCCCCCAAAGCTGACTGGAGAGACCCTCATCGTTCATCACATCCCCCTGGTGCACTGCCAGGTCCCAGACAGGCAGTGCTGTGGAGGAGCAGGTGGAGGTAGTGGGAGCACAAGACCTAATCCCTTCTGCCCACCTGAGCTGGGCATCACCCAGCCTGATCAAGACCTAGGACAAGCTGACTCCCTGCTATTCAGCAGCCTGCACTCTGCTCCAGGAGGAACTGCACGGTCTATAGACAGCACCAAGAGTAGGAGTCGGGATGGAAGAGGCCCTGGAGCCCCCAAACGACACAACCCCTTCTTGCTGCAGGAGGGTGTGGGTGAGCCAGGACTTGGTGACCTGTATGATGACAGCATTGGTGACAGTGCCACCCAGCAGTCCTTCCACCTGCATGGCACTGGCCAGCCCACCTTTCATCTATCCTCTTTCCAGCTGCCACCATCTGGCCCCGGAGTGGGCAGGCCATGGGGGGCAACACGCAGTCGGGCTGGAGTGGTGGAAGGGCAGGAACAGGAGCCAGTGATGACCTTGGATACCCAGCAGTGCAGCGCCAGCCACTGCTGCCGGCCAGAGCTGGAAGCAGACACTATGGAGCTGGATGAGTGTGGGGGACCTGGTGGGAGTGGCAGCGGGGGTGGAGCCAGCGATACCTCTGGCTTTTCCTTTGACCAGGAATGGAAGCTTAGTTCAGATGAATCCCCAAGGAACCCTGGATGCTCTGGCTCAGGGGCCCAGCACTGCCGCTGCAGTAGCACATCCAGTCAGTCTGAGGCAGCTGACCAGTCCATGGGCTACGTGAGTGACTCTTCCTGCAACAGTTCAGATGGTGTGCTGGTCACCTTCAGCACCCTCTACAACAAGATGCATGGCACTCCCCGTGCCAATCTCAACTCTGCCCCACAGTCCTGCAGCGACTCTTCCTTCTGCAGCCACTCAGACCCTGGCGCCTTCTACCTGGATCTGCAGCCCTCCCCAGCTGAGTCTAAGATGTCTTATGAGTCCCATCACCCTGAaagtggaggaagggaagggggctATGGTTGCCCTCATGCCTCATCTCCTGAGCTTGATGCCAACTGCAACTCCTACCGCCCACACTGTGAGCCATGCCCAGCAGTGGCTGACCTCACAGCCTGCTTCCAAAGCCAGGCCCGTCTTGTTGTGGCCACACAAAATTACTATAAACTTGTCACCTGTGACCTGTCCTCCCAATCATCCCCAAGCCCTGCTGGCTCTTCCATCACCAGCTGCTCTGAGGAACACACCAAGATAAGTCCCCCACCAGGCCCTGGCCCAGACCCAGGCCCCAGCCAGCCCTCTGAGTATTACCTATTCCAGAAGCCAGAAGTCCAGCCAGAGGAACAAGAAGCAGTGAGTTCCTCCAGTGAGGCAGCAGCTGCTGTGGGCCCACCTGTGCTTGAGGGGCAAGTATACACAAATACTTCACCCCCCAACCTCAGCACTGGACGTCAGCGCTCCCGCAGCTATGATCGCAGCCTGGAACGCAGCCCTCCTGTCCGCCTGGGCTCACTGGAACGCATGTTGAGTTGCCCAGTGCGCTTAAGTGAGGGCCCTGCAGCCATAGCCGGGCCTAGCTCCCCACCCAGGAGGGTCACCTCCTTTGCCGAGCTGGCCAAGGGCCGGAAGAAAACTGGAGGCTCTGGCTCGCCCCCACTTCGTGTGAGTGTTGGGGACTCCTCCCAGGAGTTCTCACCCATCCAAGAAGCCCAGCAAGATCGGGGGGCCCCACTGGATGAGGGCACTCGCTGTAGCCATAGCCTGCCACCCATGcccttggggccaggcatggaCTTACTTGGCCCAGAGCCAAGTCCACCCTGGTCCACCCAGGTCTGTCAGGGACCCCACTCCAGTGAGATGCCTCCTGCTGGCCTTAGAGCTGCGGGGCAAGGCCCCCTGGCTCAGCTGATGGATCCAGGGACTGCTCTCCCGGGGACCCCAGCCAACAGCCATACCCAGAGGGATGCAAGAGCTAGAGCTGATGGTAAGAAGCCTAAGGGTTAGCGAATATGTGGCTATTCACCAGCAGGATATGCATGGCCACCTCCGTGACGGGTCCCCGCCAAACCACCCCGTCCATACCACCAGAGGTTCCACATCCTAGATCTGTTATCCCTCCAGGCCAGGGCAGGTCACACAGCTACAGTGGAGTGGGCTCACTGAGGAAAGACAGAGGACTCAAAAATACACTGAGCAGACccggcgcagtgactcacgcctgtgatcccagccctttgggaggccgaggcgggcgaatcacttgaggtcaggagtttgagaccagcctgaccaacataatgaaaccccatctctactaaaaaataaaatttgccaggagtggtggcacccgcctgtaatcccagctactcagggggctgaggcaggtgaatcgcttaaacccaggaggcagaggttgcactgagccgagatcacaccaatgcactccagcctgagcagacagggtgagactctgtctcaaaaaaaaaaaaaagaaaaaatacactgaGGAGATAAAATCAGCAGGACTTAGAGGCTGATTGGGAAATGAAGGATTCAGAAGACTGATTCTGAACCTGGATGATGGGAAAGATGAGGCCATGGATAGGGGCTGTAATCACAGGAGATTTCCTGGAAGAGGGATAAGACATCAGTTAGGTTCGGACATTTAGGAATTTGCGGTGCCTAAGGGGCAACCAAGGGATACGTctaacaacaacacacacactgagcgtcaggtttttttttttctttttgagacggagtcttgctctttcgccccgGCCGGAACACAGTGGCCTCCCTAGGCCAGCTCTTTCCCtatttattttgttacattttaaataaatattttataccagTGTATTAAGGGGGTGCTGGTGACAGAGAGATGAGATGAGAGGGATGACTGTTTTCAAGGATTCCAGCTAAGGATGGAAACAGAAAATGTAGTCGATCATTAAAATGCAGAGATGGCAGTGTTGCGTACTGGCCAGTGAGAGGGGTATCTAGATCAGACTGAAATGTCGGAGGAACTGCTAATGCAGTTTACATTTAAGGCCAATCTAGAAAGATGATTAGGATTAGTCTTTGTGAAGAGTTGTAAGAAGAATGTTCTAGGCTCACAGGATAGTCTGTACAAAACCACAAAGGTACAGAATAGCTTGACCCTTTCTAGGAACTGCATATAATTTGGTGTAGCCATAGTGGAAAACAGGTGGAACCACTGAAAGATTTTAGTCAAGAGAAATGGCTTTTGgcatttgtttggttttgtttggtttggtttttctgtctgcttaattgtatgttttgatttgcattttagaaagatcactggTTGTTTGCTCCTTCAggccttgtttaaaaaaaaaaagtaattgggctgggcagtggctcatgcctgtaatcccagcactttgggaggccaagacgggcggatcacgcggtcaggagatcgagaccatcctggctaacacggtgaaaccccgtctctattaaaaaatacaaaaaactagctgggcgaggtggcgggcgcctgtagtcccagctaatcaggaggctgaggcaggagaatggcgtaaacccaggaggcagagcttgcagtgagctgagatcatgccactgcactccagcctgggcgacagagcgagactccgtctcaaaaaaaaaaaaaagtaattggatCACTGGTTGTTTGGGTAGAAGATGGACTGGAAGGGGTGTCTTCCCTGAAGTCAGGAGAAAGCACTGTGCAGATTGGAAAGTCATTGGAATAAAAGTGGTAGCTGGCACTCGCTagacgtggtgactcacacctgtaatcccagcactttgggaggccaacgcaggcagatcacctgagttcaggagtccaagaccagcctagccaacatggtgaaaccccatctctactaaaaatacaaaaattagctgggtgtggtggtgcacacctgtaatcccagctatgtggaaggccgaggcaggagaatcacttgaacccaggaggcagaggttgcagtgagcctagatcatgccactgcactccagcctgggaaacaaagtgagactctgtctcaaaaataaaaaacaaaagtggtAGCTAAAACTATGCTTGTGGCTGAGAGAGGATCCAGGGAGAATATGTGGAGTTATAAAGGGAAGAAGGGGATACTGTGACTTAAGGGATGAGCAGCAGCCTtaaaagagactgagaaaaattaggacaatagaagaaaaagcaggagaggtcaggcatggtggctcatgcctgtaatcccagccctttgggaggctgaggtgggcgggtcacctgaggtcaggagttcaagaccagcctgaccaaaatggtgaaaccccatctctactaaaaatacaaaaatcagctgggtgtggtggcgggtgcctgtagttccagctacacacgctgaggcagaattgcttgaacctgggaggcagaggttgcagtgggccaagattatgccactgcactccatcctgggtgacaaagtgaaagtccatctcaaaaagaaaagaaaaaccaggagAGAGTAAAGTCACAGGAACCAAAGGaggagaaagtttaaaaaaagagtttgaaCCAAAAGAGTTCTAAAGAGAAATCACCTAAGATAATGAAGAATCCTGAAGGCAACATTCGGGAGTAGTGAGAGTGGAAGCCAAATCTCAGAGGGTTTAGAAGGAAAGGGAGGTGAAGCAGGGATAGCAGAGGCTCACAGCTGTCCTGTAGCCTTAGGTTGGATCTGTTGGctttgcaaaagaaaatgtttaaaagccaTAAATAGTATCTGTGCTGTCAGGGAGATCACAGTCCGTCAGAAGACCTCATGCTCCTAACATACGCTGAAGAGCTGTCCTTGGGGTGGGCACAGGAGGGAGATCTCTAGGGAAGAGGCAGGATCAGAAACAGCAAGGATCGAGTGGGTCCTTTGAACCCACTCCCTTCTTAGAGTGCAGTGTCTGTCTGCTGGGTGCATCTTATGGGATACTATGACTGGCGTTCTGAGGGCAAGAAATATCCTGGTCAGAGATGTGCGGAGAGgtgttaaaaagtattttctctatCAGATTAAGACTTTTCATATCAAGATGCTGCTCTGTTCCATAAGTCTCCAGTCTTCTCTTGATTCTGTACAGCTTTTTTCTAAATCAAAAACGAATGACAATTCATCAAGCTTTGAATGACAAAAGAAGGGACCAGTAGATCCAATCTAGGAATGACAGTATAGAAAGCTGAGAAggtcggctgggcatggtggctcacacctataatcccagcactttgggaggctgagacaggaggatcacttgaagccaggggtttgaaaccagcctgggcaatatagtgagaccctgtgtcaccagaaaaaaaaaaattaaaaatagctgggagtggtggcacacgcctgtagtcctagctactcaggaggctgaggcgggaggatcgcctgagcccaggattttgaggcacagtgagctatgatcccaccactgcattccagcctgggcaaaaagtgagatcctgtctctaaaaaaaaattaaagtaggccaggtgtggtggctcacacctgtaatcccagcactttgggaggctgaggtgggcaaattatttgaggccaggagttcgagaccagcctggccaacatggagaaacccaatctctactaaaaatacaaaaattagccaggcgtggtggcacacgcctgtagtcccagctacctgggaggctgaggcacaagaatcacttgaacctgggaggcagaggttgcagtaagctgagatcacgccactgcactccagcatgggtgacagagtgagactctgtctcaaaaaaaagtaaattaaaaaaaaaaaaaaagggcagctgAGACGGCTCTTTTGAGATACTGAGCAGCAGAATCAAGATTTAAAGGAATCTTACTGAATCTTGAAAGAACAAAACTAATAAAGCAGAGACCAATGTGAAATTTGATATGTAACCTGCACTGGAGTTGATTTGGGATATTTGATTGCAAACTCAGAATGAGTCAGCAGTTGGTAGAGCTTCCAAAAAGTTAAGATGAGTGGATTCACTCATAGACTCCAGAAAGAAAGAGTGGATAGTCTCTCACTCCTCCGAACCAGTGAGTGCTCAGTGGTATTCCATTGAGTTCTGGGCACCACATTTTAAGAAGGAACCGGGGGACTGGGGCTATTTGACCTAGAGAAAAACTGACTCGGGTGAATACAGTCTCTGTCTCTGGTTTTCTTAATGAATGTCACATAGAAAAGTGAGAAAACTTATTCTGTGTATTCCCTGAGGGTAGAACTAAGACCCATTCCCCACAGGGACCCCCTTCTTACCTGATCTTATTCCTCTGCCTCAAACTGTATCCTGGGAACTTAGCAGAGAGGAGTTTTAAAAGGGTAGGAATAAGCAGTCTAATTCAGACATACTTTATATAGGGGGTATAAGAAAGCTGTGGTTGGGATGACCTAATCCGATAGCCAGAGTCAGCTCAGCCTTGAAAACTGATAAACAGGCGGAAAGGAAGAACACATTCCCGATGGGAAAAGCAGTGTGCTTTATGACAGGGATGTACTGGGAAGAGTAGGGTCAGTGGGGGCAGGTGTGGAAGTCTGAGGGGAGAGCAGCCTAGCTTGTAGCAGGTGTGGGCACCTAGCTCGCTGAGAAAATTAGACTTTATTCTGGAAGATAAAATTTGTATCTCAGAAGCTAGTTGGTGTATGTAAGAAGCTTCTGGTTGTAGTGAGACTGGCTTGAATCAAGAGTGACTGTGGAGATTCCCTCATTTAACAGATCGTTATTCACTGCATACTGTGTGCCAGTCTCTGTTCCAGGCATTATGGATCCAGCAGTGAACAATATAAAATCCCACTTTTCTGGAGCTCTTATGAGTAGTAATGGACAATAAACACACTAAAAGGACAACTTTTAATTGCTGGAAAGTTCAACAgtgctgaaaagaaaatgaaacaagataATGAAATAGAGAGCAACTTGCCAGGGGGGCTGAGGTAGTCAGAGAAGGTCTTATTGAGGGGGTGGTATTTGAGCTGATGCCTGAATGGTGAGAAGattcaggcagaaagaaaagcaggTGCAAAAGGCCCAGAGATGTTCATGCACCTGGTATGTTTAAGGACGGGGaagtgtggctggagcacagtgagcCAGGGAGAAGGCAGAGTTTGTGTAAGCACTGACTGGGGACAGCAGGAGGGTGGAGCTTGAAAGTGTCCCCTGGGAGTGATTCAGAAGCACCTCCCTAATGGGATTGTGGTCCCCATCCCCTCTGACTCTTTGATGTAAATAAGATGAGAGATAGGAAAACCTGGCCTGATACAATTTCACATGT is a genomic window of Chlorocebus sabaeus isolate Y175 chromosome 12, mChlSab1.0.hap1, whole genome shotgun sequence containing:
- the RUSC2 gene encoding AP-4 complex accessory subunit RUSC2 isoform X2; this encodes MDSPPKLTGETLIVHHIPLVHCQVPDRQCCGGAGGGSGSTRPNPFCPPELGITQPDQDLGQADSLLFSSLHSAPGGTARSIDSTKSRSRDGRGPGAPKRHNPFLLQEGVGEPGLGDLYDDSIGDSATQQSFHLHGTGQPTFHLSSFQLPPSGPGVGRPWGATRSRAGVVEGQEQEPVMTLDTQQCSASHCCRPELEADTMELDECGGPGGSGSGGGASDTSGFSFDQEWKLSSDESPRNPGCSGSGAQHCRCSSTSSQSEAADQSMGYVSDSSCNSSDGVLVTFSTLYNKMHGTPRANLNSAPQSCSDSSFCSHSDPGAFYLDLQPSPAESKMSYESHHPESGGREGGYGCPHASSPELDANCNSYRPHCEPCPAVADLTACFQSQARLVVATQNYYKLVTCDLSSQSSPSPAGSSITSCSEEHTKISPPPGPGPDPGPSQPSEYYLFQKPEVQPEEQEAVSSSSEAAAAVGPPVLEGQVYTNTSPPNLSTGRQRSRSYDRSLERSPPVRLGSLERMLSCPVRLSEGPAAIAGPSSPPRRVTSFAELAKGRKKTGGSGSPPLRVSVGDSSQEFSPIQEAQQDRGAPLDEGTRCSHSLPPMPLGPGMDLLGPEPSPPWSTQVCQGPHSSEMPPAGLRAAGQGPLAQLMDPGTALPGTPANSHTQRDARARADGQAVKPFPLTCPDFQDPFSLTEKPPAEFCLSPDGSSEAISIDLLQKKGLVKAVNTAVDLIVAHFGTSRDPGVKAKLGNSSVSPNVGHLVLKYLCPAVRAVLEDGLKAFVLDVIIGQRKNMPWSVVEASTQLGPSTKVLHGLYNKVSQFPELTSHTMRFNAFILGLLNIRSLEFWFNHLYNHEDIIQTHYQPWGFLSAAHTVCPSLFEELLLLLQPLALLPFSLDLLFQHRLLQSGQQQRQHKELLRVSQDLLLSAHSTLQLARARGQEGPVDMDRAAQGERVKGVGASEGGEEEEEEEETEEVAEATGGSGRGRWARGGQAGWWYQLMQSSQVYIDGSTEGSRFPRGSSNSSSEKKKGAGGGGPPQAPPPREGVVEGAEACPASEEALGRERGWPFWMGSPPDSVLAELRRSREREGPGAPPAENEEGASEPSPGGIKWGHLFGSRKAQREARPTNRLPSDWLSLDKSMFQLVAQTVGARREPEPKESLQEPHSPALPSSPPCEVQALCHHLATGPGQLSFHKGDILRVLGQAGGDWLRCSRGPDSGLVPLAYVTLTPTPSPTPGSSQN